The Hordeum vulgare subsp. vulgare chromosome 4H, MorexV3_pseudomolecules_assembly, whole genome shotgun sequence genomic interval AGCAAAACAGATTGCTAGCAGAGTTGGCTAGCGCAGCCACTCTGGTTCCAAGGGGTCCTGGGTTCAAATCCTAGTTGGCCCATATTGTTGTTTTCCTTtgtatttttttctctcttttaatGCTGTCACGCTTGGGCCTGACCTGTTGCACTGTGTCTTCAAATTTGGCCCACTTCTTTTTTTATCTACGCTAGGAATTTAGCTATTTCAGGATATAGGtgtattttcaaacgcccgtagattcTATTCCGTGCGTCGGATTTCGacgagttagatatgtaacttggctagaattttgcgtagattaataatttatgactttcatgcatgataaaattaCATAAACGTGTTGTTTGCTTTGGTTTGCGTGTCGATATGTTAGAAGCGGTTTAGGtcatagttatttaaccgtagctccgttggagatgtgccatatatgtaaatgggccagaacgacaagtagaatcatgtgaaccactttgttttgccatttaacaaacacaaaatgtgattaggacaaatttggacagaattagaatttaacatgtgaggtcgtttcggagatgctatatgtcatttccgatctcatttaaaatgcctagataggtagtttaattacgcttcacctcttgccatgtttaacaacatttaatattgccgtgtacctaatcgagatagaactaaataatccgtatgtggagtttcgtcaatatgcaattcgttgcatattgaacttcacttaatgtgtagtgtttgattgtgtgatttgccatgccgtgtcttgcatgtattcagctgctcatgcatcatatgtgttgtgcatcgtctggtgaatatcgtgtgttgatttgtgtttccggtttgcttcgtctcgatagagttccgcaagcgtgtcggatgtgaggacccgttcgactacgtcggttcgtctgcttcacggaggcattcttcttccaagcgggatctcaggcaagatgatcatttccccagataccattactatcattgtcatgctagttttattgtttctgtcgttatgtctcgttgcctaccacatgttaaattcagcctctcaacaatgccatgataaccttcaacctgttcaacctagcaaaccaccgattggctatgttaccgcttgcttaaccctgtgttagcgttgctagttgcaggtgcagatgcttccatgtgaaaacatgggttccttgctatatcaccatattaaatgctatttaatttaatgcacatatatacttggtaaaaggtggaaggctcggcctttctagcctggtgttttgttccacctttgcccccttaatttcggctaccggtgttatgttccataattgagcgctcctaacacgattggggttgttatggggacccccttgataattcgttttagattaaagctggtctggcaaggcccaactttggtactacatttgcctaaacacctaataaaattgcatagggactttccggaccccgaggataatttaatcaacccccgggccagtgctcctcatgagtgttggccccacctgagcgatctccggcgcccctctggtcacccggaggtttagcgatcccgacgtctagctcatccgtcgtgtcctaagaacgaggtacgcgactcctatcgggatcgtcgacacgtcgggcagccttgttggattagttttacctttgacgagatatcttgtgcatcgggattccggtgatgctttggtaatctcagagttgaggttttccactagggaatccgacgagatcgcgagcttcgtgattgaggatttctatgcggcttgtggtaatttgtgatggactagttggagcacccctgcagggttaaatctttcggaaagccgtgcccgcggttatgtggcaacgtggaaactttgttcaacactggttctagataacttgaagttaacttaattaaaatatgccaactgtgtgcgtaaccgtgactgtctctttcgtgagttctttcttcgatcgaggacatggtggggttatgtatgacgtaggtaggtgttcaggatcattcatttgatcatgagtagtttacgtccgttatgcgtagatcttctccctcttatttcttgtactcgtaagtttagccaccaaatatatgcttagccgctgctgcaacctcaccacttaaccataccccacccattaagctttgctagtcttgatacctttggaaatgagattgctgagtcccctgtggctcacagattactacaacgccagttgcaggtacaggtacaggttacttgacgcgagcgcgttgattgatcatttggagttgcttcttcttcttcttcatcatcgatctaggatgggtttcaggccggtagtctgggatagcaaggatggacatcgttcttctttttctcgtttgttttcgtccgtagtcggaccctgctcttactcttgatgattatgtaatgtactgatgtgactctgatgtagcttgtggcgagtgtaagccaattctatatatatatatatatatatatatcttcttttcagtacatgtacttgtaacgatatccattcttgcgacacgacgagatgcgcttctatccctgacgaggccttcgtgccaaattgaggatagggtcgcatcttgggtgtggcaGCGGCacagggggtggcgcaggggtcagcgtagggggcggcgcaggggtggccagccgccggtggtgcaggagggaggcgcgcacgaCAGTTGAGAGAGAGACGGAGTGGGGAGCggggtagtggagcgaggggctagGGGATAACGGTcgtcagctttgccgtctgcccccggacggcaaagggcccaacggcggatggcaaaggccaggcggacggcaaagagcccgtccgttggacctggccaggcccaagttctagtgggacccatctgccctctttgctgtctgccctaggtctctttgccgtccgcaggcagacggcaaagccctagccgatggcaaacattctttttaccatcagtgagccctttaccgtccgctttaggtcagctgacggcaaagagggtctttgccatcagccagcagacggcaaagaactggttgatggcaaattactgttttccagtagtgatgtaCCATATATAGAGAAATTATTGGTTAATGGTAttaatgtggtgatatgaaaaaggtgtgagtgcattattattcattcaaagaggtgtcgatattaatagatgttaacttcttgttcatcttaaaattaaaaaggcatggtgatgatgtgtgagcatttctattcctcgttgaaatcctagtgttgcttTGGGTCGAGGGtgtgtgatggttaactcctaccaacatcctccctcggggcatgcgagtagtactttgatttgtgataaaactaataaaactttgcaataagtatatgagttctttacgactaatgtgataccatggacatacgcaatctcacctcctcatatttgctagcctctttggtaccgtgcattgcccattctcatctcgaggatcggtgcaatttTCAtttgtgcatccaaaccccacgaCATGACACATCTGTTTCACATAAGCCCCATTacatattcctcaaaacagccaccatacctctatcatggcatttccatagccattctgagatatattgtcatgcaaattccatcatcacttcagatgactagttcattcatcatcttattgctttgcatgatcatatagagctgacatggtatttatggcaaagccaccgttcatcatattttttatacatgtcatgctagatctttgaacaacttggtacactgtcagaggcattcatacagagtcatacCGTCCTATCagtcttcatattgagttgtaagtgaataaaagtgtgatgatcatcattgttagagaaTTTTTCCAATAAGGAAATAAAAATAGGGGAGGCCAGATGAGCCTAGCAGATTTTTTAAACAATgagtgagagaaaaatagagaaggtactttgctactatcctttaccacacttgtgcgtcAAAGTGGTACCTtgttttttcatatagagagtctcatgttataccattcatatgctagtgggaatcactttttcataaccttggcttgtatattccgatgacgggcttcctcaaatgctcgaggtcttcatgagcaagcaagttggatgcatgccccacttagcttcagtttagCTTTCAAACActgttagctctagtgcatcatttgcatggcaatccctactccttgcatggaTATCTATCAACGGGCACCTCCATAGCCCGTCGGTACACCTAGTTGACGTGAGATTATCTTATCccctttttacccctttgatacctagcaccatattctattccacctatatgccatgttcaatggttcacgctcatgtattacgtgaataatttttttgatgcatattgaaaaagcaagatccaattgcctcacttgggcaccgtggtgcttgacatttgtattgatgcggtgaagatggagccatggtcGCTACTTATGTGACAAGGAATTTCACTACCTTAGGACAGTTAGAGTTACCGCTGCCGTTTACCGGGGCTTCCATTCAAAGCATACCACACTTCTCGTTCTGACCTTCCAGCACCAGGCAGGTGTCAGACTCTATACATCGTGTTACCACTTAGCAGAGTCCTGTGTTTTTAGTAAACAGTCGCTACCCCCTCGTATGTGCCGCTTTCCCAATCAAAAGATAGGTGAGCACCCCTTATAATAAGATGAacgggggtaaaacaatctttgaggatcgtatacttccaaagattaatgattttgttgcatatacttataagtattgctatgttaatgtttgttaattcatcatttctcgacGAGCATACATGCACAAGGTTACataatgggtagcatgtcacatcaaaaattctatttttatcatttacttactcgaggacgagcgagaATTAAACttgagatgcttgatacgtctcctacgtatctataattttttattgttccatgctgatatattatcattcaaggatacttttggggtatttatttaccaatttatattattattgagcactaacctattgactcaaTGCCcactgtcagttgttgttttctgcatgttttacacttttcaggttttcaataccaaacgaagtccaattaacatgaaactttttggagattttttctcgaccaaaatAAGAACAATGAGTATCCGAAGAAGGCTGGGGGCCACCcgagggcccccacaagccaacacgacgcGGCCTAGCGGGGCGCCCTGATGGTTTTtgggcccctcgaggctctcccgactccgttctgtggcttataaattctcatatatcccaaaaaccctagaggctgtcccgaaacacttttttcgccgccgcaagtctgTGTTTCGAcgagaggccatctagagctctgtaCTCGCACCCTGCCGAACAGGGATCGATCACAGAtggtctcttcatcaaccttgttgccctcacgatgatgtgtgagcagttcagcacagacctacgggtccatatgtagtacctatatggcaatctctctctctctctctctctctctctctctctctctctctcaattttcaatacaatgatcatcacatctttactttgatccatatgatgtaatcgtTTTGTGCGAcgcgtttgttggaatccgatgaattgtgggtttatgttcagattattcatgataaatattcgagtcttctctgaattctaatacgattcttatgtgcatgattatgatagcttcgtaattcttcgatctattgaaatagtttggccaactagattgatatttcttcggtgacacaggtgtgttgtagtaggttaaacctgacgagtttctatatcccagtgacagaaggggacaagatgcgtctttgtgtcgctgctactaaggatagcactatagggtttattcatattgctagagtttactttgtctatatcatgtcatcattctcatgcattactctgttttacttaatactctagatgcatgttgaatagagatcgatgagtggagtaatagtaataggtgtacgcgggagtcgtcctatttgtttatggacgtgatgcctatatacacatgatcattgtcgtgaatatcgcataacaatccacttttctatcaatcGCCCAACAGTAATGTCTTCACCCACcgtatgttgttttcatgagagatgccactagggaaaactacggcccccagatgtattcaccatatatttataaaaccttcaataccttgttgccatttatttgttttcattatgTTTTTTGCAATTTACacttatctacacatctcacttgcttgcaaataacaagaccaaggggattgacaaccctcttgcccgcgttgggtgtaagttgtttgttcttttgtgtgcagccgctgaagatggttgttgttgatattcctattcgttcgataaaccttgatttCATAACGGAAGAAAATACTTATCCACATTGTGCTGGAGTAACCGTTCTTCTTCACGAAAAACCgagcgcagatcacaagtatcatacaTCCACCACCCGCGAGCACCGCCAGGCGAGGGCACCATCGCCATGGCTACCGGGGCTGCCGCCCCAGGTCCACATTCCTCCGCGATGACCAGAGCGACGAGATCCGTCGCCGCACGACCCacgctgtcgcccaagcctgccaTCGCCCGATTCCACCTCTACCGGGAGCCGCCACGACGTCAAAAGACCCACACCCCATGGATTTGGGCTCCCGTGCATCGCCGCAAGCCTATCGCCGTTGGGAATCGTCGCACCGTCGGGAGGGTTGCACCCTTGCGGATCTGAGCGCTTGCATTGCCCATGGATgtgggagagggaggagaggccCTCCGTCGCCACCATCAAACGCACGGCATTGCTCGATGCCGACCAGCGGCAATGACGAAGGGGGAGATGAGCAATGGGGGAGGTCTAGGCGGCTGCTCGGACCTTCTGTGTCGCCCGTGGGGGGCGACAAGAGAGCCAACCCGAGCCCTGGGGTGTTCGAGCATAATAAGTTCATGTGGAAACCAGGGTTGGGTGGCGAAAAGTGCAAATGGAGCCCGGACACCCGGGTGTACTATAAAAAAACATATTTCCACATCACAAAAAAGTCAAAAAAGAAAATTATACATGCGTAAATACATATATAACATCATTGAGGAAAAAGTTCATAACAATATACTTTCATATGTGGCGTatacataaaaaacaaaaatacaaaTAAAAATGGGCTCTTTTTATTGTTGTTGGGTCGaaattttgttgtttttgtgcagcttGCAAAGAATAATTCTTTAAACGAAATTTTAGAGATCCACTGCAAATATATATAAGTTTTCACAtatgtatttaaaaaaaaattgaaacataaAAATATCATTTTTGAATCTTTTGAAATAAAGTCCTCCAATATCCCCGTTCACCAAAACTTCGCACTTTGGTGGTCCCTTTTAAGCCGGGCTGGCCGGCCTTCCTGAAGGTCGAAGGCCAAGATGACAACATAGGAGGTCTACCACATCGGCCCACACACCCGGGGGGTTCCGTCGGTACTGACCCCCTCAGAGGGAGGCCAAACACTATTCGCACGCACCACTACCACTGATTCCACTACCAGCTCCCAGCTCTCTATGCTCGGGTTCATCCATGGTCGGGGACCTCTGAAACTTGCGCTCACCCTCCTCTACAAGGGCCCCATCGAACTGCTCCATAGCGCGGATTGCCGAAATATGCTCCAAACGAGGCCGACGCTCTCTTCGGAACACAATGCCATAGCTCGAGGCCATGCCCGCTAAATGCTCAAGAGGGATGCTGGCAAGAACTGAAAACCTAGAACCCGAGAAAGAAGGAAAAGTGAAAACCGGGAAGGTAGGGAAGTACGTGCCTCGAGGTTGCGGGCGGGCGACGGCCCGCATGGCCACCTTCTCGGGGATCGACGGCTTGCGCCCACCCGCCCCCAACGGCCAGGACGCGCACTCTAGCGAGAAGCGATGGGTGGGGAAAGAGACGCACGACGAGGAGTGCGGCCGTTGGGGGCTAATCACGGGAGTGTTCTAGCAAAAATAATGAGCAAGATTTGCCATGCTCGCCAACTAAATTTGTCGTCCTATAAAAGAAAGTCTAATTTACCATATCTAAAAATCTGACGTTTCCTGGTCGGGTCGGAAGTATGCGGCTCCCTGAAGATCATACTCGGGTCGTCGTCGCAGGCGCGCCGCGCGATCCTGTCAGACATGGGATACGAGTTCACCGTCATGGTGGGGTGCCCTCCGCTCACCAAGTTCCCGTTTCTGCTGAGACAGTAACTTATTTGATCTCTACATACATACTGTACTTGTTTGTTGATGAAGTGGCTGTTTGGGGTGTGTGCTGCCAGAGCGCTGACATCGACGAGAGGGCCGTCAGGAGGGAGAAGCCGGAGGAGCTGGTCAAGGCCTTGGCCGAAGCCAAGGCACCAACCATCCGCTTCTAGTTTACTAGTATGATCTTTGCGATACAATCCTGGGGTGCTTCGATCTTGATCGCGCTGTATGTGTGCAGGCCGACGCCATTCAACTGAACCTTTGTGATCGAGACAGCAGAGATCTGCCTACCCTTCTGATCACTTCTGACCAGGTATACATTTTTTTCGAAAAGGGGAATATATAAATATCAAATAGTTGTGGATACCAATTACGCCGTGGATACATGGGGCATCGATTAAGATTGACGCATAAACCGAGAGTGCTCGAGCTTAATCTGTATTCGTCACCGTGGATGAAGGTTAAGGTGAGCAAAGGGGTGATACGGGAGAGGCCGAGGAGCACGGAGGAAGCCAGGGAATTCATCAAGGGTAACGAGCATTTTGGTCATCCTCTTGTGGACGCATACAAGATCACAATATGCATATGGTTGTAAGTTGTAACCATTTAAATGGTTCGTGCCTGTTGTTGTGACAGGGTACTCGGGTGATGTAGCGTTTGCAGTGAACTATGTTCTCGTGACCAACCTGAGCACCGGGGATACGAAAGGGGGGTGGGATATACCTGAGGTAATTGCATTTCCATCTGAACTTGCTAATGCTacttccttatgagaagagaccgaaactcaccatgattttggacTTTTGGTCCATCTGCAGATATATTTTCACCACATACCAGACGAGTTCATCGACAAAGTCGTAAGTTCAGTCCCTGCCCAACACACCGCATCCTTATTTATTTTTCTAAATGCAAATAACATCAACAATTGGCCGATTTTGTAAAAGAAAAACACTAAAAAATGGGTAGTGCAATTCAGCTGACGTTCATTGAGGGGGGATGAAAAACCAAACGTTTTATGTCAATTTATATTGCCACGAGGATGGCAATTTTAGTTTGCAAGCACGGCAAATCCTGATAAAAACGAGCTGAGACGGATTTGTCATGCTTGTCAACTAAACTTTTCATTCTCAGCCAACATAATTGACATGCTAATCGTTCGCAATTGCCGTGCTTCCCAGCTAACGTTCGCTGGTTAAGAGGGTCCTAAAAATCAAGCCAGGTGTGAGCGGTTCAAATTTACGTGTTTTATGTCCCACAAATTAGTTTcggccttgattgatcaaacaaacaagttcATAACATAAATGATAAATCTGATCACTTCCTGATTTTTTAATCTAAAATATGCAACTACTTCGAGTTAACAGACTAATGACACATTTCTCGGTAATTAAGACCGCATCCTGCTTCGTTGCAGGTAAAGGAAGGAGGCATGACTTGCGTGGCCGGAGGCCTTAGGCTGATACATCCATCAGCTTTGCCGTTCATCAAGGAACTGGTGAGCAAATTCTTTCAAATAGCCCACTAATTCAAAAACGTGAAGACTGCGTGTCCACTTTAGgctttgtttggtactagtgtattttagggaatttgtggGGATTATCCCGATCAAATCTCTCAATCCCCACATATCTcataacaccatttggttctagtgtatttgacatatTTCATCCCCATATTTTTCCTCAAATTCccaaattatagtgcatttttctcaatacccaatacactacccctacttagtgtattggggataaatgaggatttgaagggattgggtgaaaccttcacccaatcccttgggggattatccccaccaatctcctcaaaaacactagtaccaaacaaggccttatcGTTCTGAACCCGTTACTATTTTGGTTTCTGCATTCGTTGTGCAGGTCGGTACAATGGATAGCGTTCGAGGACTTCCAAGGAACCTCACTGAAAAGCTCATTCGAGAATCGCTGCAAGAAACCGCTGAAATGTACGATGTCGCTATGCTCTTTAGTATCCGCTCATTCAAGAATTGCTACAAAAAACCATTGAAATGTAGGATGCCGTTATTCTCTATATTATTCAAATCTTACAAGGAGGTAAGATGTGTAAAATCCATGAGTCTTGCTCCCTGTTGTATACCAGAACAATAGAACAACCCAATGTATTCAAGTAAGAGTCCACAAGAATTGCTTGATGCACGAGGAAGACCGTGGgtggtagaaactagggttctaccggGTCTTGGCCGGAGGTTGTAGGGGGAAAAGGGGATCGGCTGTGGTCGTCGGCGCAGGGGCGCCGTCTCGCacggatgggggcggcggcgcgatgaaagaggcggctagggttagggcactGGCTTCTAGTTAGAGCCGATCAAAATAGATTGATCTCTACTTAATCTTAAAAGTGTTGATTACATGACTATATATAAGTTCCGTAGGCTATAATAAACTCggctaagcccctaatattaTTAAGATAACTGGGCAAGTTTGGCTAACTGGGCCTCTGGTCATAACATTTCTCCCCACCtgcgcaaacagctcgtcctcgagctagaCATCTAGAAGATGTTGGCGGAACTCCTTGAGCTGCTCCCAAGGTGCCTTCGGAGGGTTGAGTTGGTCCGAAGTACGTCGTGCATCAAGGCTTGGAATGTCGTCGACGCATTGGAGAGACCGAAAGGCATCACCAAAAACTCGAAGTGATCGTGATGGTAGCCAGAACGCAAGTCGAGCGTAGGGAATAAGCGTGGCCCTAGCGGCTCTTCCAGAAGCTCCTCCACGACTGGTATAGGACAATTGACCCTCGTCGTCGTGGCAGTGATAGCACGGTAATCGAGGCAAAAACGCCACGAGCCCTCGGGCTTGTGAACAAGGAGCACCGGTAAAAGGTCGTCGTGCCGCTGCAGGAGATGAGCCAACAGGGGCGGCTCGGAGTCTGCTATGGCGGTCGACGGCTGAGAGGGAACTGCTGGAGAAGTGCCACCCTCGCCCTTCCACTGCACCATGCGCCCTTGACGCCAGAAAGTCATGGTCAATGCGTCGAAGTCCCAAAGGATGGGTCCGAGCGTCCGCAAGAAGTCGACGCCAAGGATCAAGTCGTAGTCGCCCAAGTCGATGCCGACGCACGTGATGGCGAAGGACTCGTCGCCGAAGAGGATGGGAACCTGCTGCGCAATTCCGTGGCAGCGAAGACGGACACCATTAGCCACGGTAACTCGGAGCTGCTCGCCGCCCGTCGGCTGGAGGGCCAGGCGACGCATAGTAGACGCGGGCAGGAAGTTGTGTGTAGAGCCCGTGTCCAGGAGAGCTAAGAGGCGCTCCCCATTAACCGTCACTGGCAACAGCATTGTTGTTTCCGCTCGTATGCCCGCAAGGGCGTGCAGGGAGACCACGAGAGCGGTGGCTGACGAAGAACCACTTTCGTTGTGTCTTCGTCGGAGGAGGAGTAATTTGTTCATGAAAGCATGCATCAAACCATGAACTCTTGTTCCCCTGCAAAATACTCCTTCCATCCAGAATTACTTGTTCATTTAGTACGTCTTCGtaggaggaggagacgaagaacCACCAAGATCAACCACTATCCAACACTCAAGCACAGGTACATCAAATCTGCCGTACCCACCAAATATATCTATTATCTTGTTTGTTATCACCCGTGGAAGTGGAGTGGAGTGTGAGGTGTTGTTTGTTCATTCGTTCGAAACTAGGTAGCCATGTTGTGTCAGTTCCAAATTTAGTTCCTTGTAGTTTTTTAAAAACACCATTGTGATCCTACGCTTGGACAAATTAGTTGACGCTTTGATGATATAGTTGCGGTTGGAACAATGAGTGTGCCAAGTATAACAGTTTGGCAAGGAGAGTTTGCATCAGCATGAAGCTTGGAGTTTAGCTCAGAAATTAGGTGTCGTTTTTAGTTTTGGTGTTCCTACCCAACCCTATAGTACACGTGCATATCCTTTGCATCGACCAAAAGATCCTCCACATCATTAATCTCTCTAATATACGGCATATGCGCAGTTGACTAAATGTACTAGGCAAAAGACAAAACTTTACATCGAGTATTCAGTTGTCATTCAACTAATTTATGCCCTTTGAAGTGTTGTGAATTGGGGTTTGATGAACATGTACCACTAGTTGTTATTCATTCTTGAATGTGGCGCAATATAACATGTTGCTTTCACTATGATCGATTAGTAAAAAATAGTGGAAAATAAACcatgatatgtattttgtttGTAAGAACCATGATATGCCGAATAACTGTTCAAT includes:
- the LOC123450216 gene encoding 7-methyl-GTP pyrophosphatase-like, whose amino-acid sequence is MPAKCSRGMLARTENLEPEKEGKVKTGKVGKYVPRGCGRATARMATFSGIDGLRPPAPNGQDAHSSEKRWVGKETHDEECGLCGSLKIILGSSSQARRAILSDMGYEFTVMSADIDERAVRREKPEELVKALAEAKADAIQLNLCDRDSRDLPTLLITSDQVKVSKGVIRERPRSTEEAREFIKGYSGDVAFAVNYVLVTNLSTGDTKGGWDIPEIYFHHIPDEFIDKVVKEGGMTCVAGGLRLIHPSALPFIKELVGTMDSVRGLPRNLTEKLIRESLQETAEITIEQPNVFK